The Pseudomonas sp. MH9.2 genomic interval TACCCCCTCCCCACTGACTAAAACTGTCAGGCATACAATGGCAAGCGTTCGATACCGATGCGCCAGTCGATCCAGTGCGATGGCCAGGATCAGCGGCAACCCGATCACCGCGAACATGAAATAACGGGGCACAAAAAACGAATGTTTAAACGAAACTAAAAACACTACCCCTATTGGCACAAAGGTATAGATGGCCAGTAACGCATGAAGCCTGTAAGGCTGATTGTCGCGCAGGACACTCCATCCGGAAGCCAGCAACACCCACACAGGCAGGGCAATAAATATCGGCCAGGGCAGACTTCTCCCATCATCGAGCGTTAACGATTCCCAAATAATGGAAGGCACGCTGAAGACTGTGACAGGCGGTATCCAGCCCACTTCCCCGGTCAACGACAATTGATTGATTAAATGAGGGACCCAGGGCAAGTAAAGAACCACCACGGCAGCGTTGGCGGTCCACCACGCAGGTCGTGAAATGAGGTGGCATGTACGCGAGTGCTGGAAACGTAGCAACAGCAGATAGAGCCAATGCGAGACCACACACAGCCCCGCAAAATAGTGGGTATAAAGCCCCGCTGCCATTAGCAGCGTGTAGACGATCAGGTATCGACGCTGCTGCGGATGTTTAATCCAGTAAATCAGGGCTATCGTCGCCCCCATCAGCCAGGCCCCCTGAAGTGCGTACATCCGCACCTCTTGGCTGTAACGCACGGCAATAGGCAGAAGTGCCAGAAGCAGCCCGGCCAGCATCGCGGCACGACGCGTTGCAATCAACCTCACCAGCCAGACACCTAACCCAACAGTCACCCCGCCCGCCAACACACTCATGGCCCGAAGCGCAAAAACCCCGCTGCCAAATGCAGCCGTCCACCCATGCAGCAGCAGGTAGTAAAGAGGCGGATGAACATCGTATGTGGTGTGAGACCAGATGAGAGGGAACGAAAACTCACTCATCAGCACGCTGGCAGCTTCGTCGTACCAGATGGCCGGCCCGGTCACTTCATAAAAGCGCACCAAAGCTGCAAGGGCCAGGATGGTCAGCAGCACCCAGCGCTCCCGAAATAACCATGCAACACGTTCAGCACTCGTGCTTTTTTGGGGCTGAAGTAGCTCCATCATGCGAATCCCCCCGACTTGCGCTTAAGCTTCCAGACCGATCATGAGCACTGCATACCCTGCAGACTGTGACCATTGCCTAAGGTTCTACCGCAGCAGCCCCCATGTTCCTGAGACATTAAGTAATAGCCTGTTTTTGCATTTATTCACCAATGACGCCACCCTGCGCGCCGCCGATGTGCTACTTGGAACCTCCAAGGCCGCACCCACCTCCCGATCGAACACCCGCTGAAGAGCCCGCTGACATGATTAACGGACGCGATCCTCGAATCGATTTCTTTCGAGGTCTGGCGCTGATCTTCATTTTCTGGGATCACGTGCCTGGCAACCCCTTCGCCCAACTTACTGTACGCAACTACGGCTTCAGCGATGCGGCGGAGATCTTTGTATTTCTCGCCGGTTATGCAGCAGTGCTGGCCTATGGACGCATCGCCTTGCGCGACGGTTTTGTCGTCGCCTGCGTCCGCATCCTGCGGCGGGCGTGGGTGCTGTATGTGGTGCATATCTTCCTGTTGACGCTGCTGATGGGTATCGTGTTCGTCGCCAACAATCATGTCGAAACCCGCGACATGATCCAGGAGATGGGCTTGAGCTACTTCGTCAGAAACCCGCAACAAGCCTTGGCCGATGAGTTACTCCTGCGCTTCAAACCCAACCTGACTGACCCGTTGCCGCTCTACATTCTGCTGTTGCTGGCCTTGCCACTGATCCTGCCCTGGATGCTGCGCCGGACCGAATACGTGGTCGGACTGTCCGTTGCGTTGTACCTGATGGTGCCGCTATTTGGCTGGAATCTCTCGGCTTATGAAGGCGGCGTCTGGTACTTCAACCCCGTGGCCTGGCAACTGCTGTTCGTCCTCGGCGGTGCCTGCGCAATTCGTGGGCAACGACCGAGCGCCCCGCAACCACGCCCGCTGAAGCAGCAACCGTTGTTCATCGTCTGCGCGACATACGTGGTGATCTCCGGGCTGATTACCCTGTCGTGGAAATGGCCGGGGCTGCACGAGATGTTGATACCAAAAGCCATCTCCGACCTGCTGTACCCGATCAGCAAAACCGACCTCTCGCCCGCGCGCCTGCTGCACTTTCTGGCGCTGGCTTACTGCGCCGCAAAACTGCTGCCGACAGGTCAGGCA includes:
- a CDS encoding OpgC domain-containing protein, which codes for MINGRDPRIDFFRGLALIFIFWDHVPGNPFAQLTVRNYGFSDAAEIFVFLAGYAAVLAYGRIALRDGFVVACVRILRRAWVLYVVHIFLLTLLMGIVFVANNHVETRDMIQEMGLSYFVRNPQQALADELLLRFKPNLTDPLPLYILLLLALPLILPWMLRRTEYVVGLSVALYLMVPLFGWNLSAYEGGVWYFNPVAWQLLFVLGGACAIRGQRPSAPQPRPLKQQPLFIVCATYVVISGLITLSWKWPGLHEMLIPKAISDLLYPISKTDLSPARLLHFLALAYCAAKLLPTGQAWLNNWPTQQTCRMGRYSLEVFCLSVLLAPLADMANALAGDTWPMQVFTALLGLGLMMLMASGLELNKRLGTPGRVVAV
- a CDS encoding glycosyltransferase family 39 protein produces the protein MMELLQPQKSTSAERVAWLFRERWVLLTILALAALVRFYEVTGPAIWYDEAASVLMSEFSFPLIWSHTTYDVHPPLYYLLLHGWTAAFGSGVFALRAMSVLAGGVTVGLGVWLVRLIATRRAAMLAGLLLALLPIAVRYSQEVRMYALQGAWLMGATIALIYWIKHPQQRRYLIVYTLLMAAGLYTHYFAGLCVVSHWLYLLLLRFQHSRTCHLISRPAWWTANAAVVVLYLPWVPHLINQLSLTGEVGWIPPVTVFSVPSIIWESLTLDDGRSLPWPIFIALPVWVLLASGWSVLRDNQPYRLHALLAIYTFVPIGVVFLVSFKHSFFVPRYFMFAVIGLPLILAIALDRLAHRYRTLAIVCLTVLVSGEGVGLYNVYNQTNKLNDTVNQPDNQIDKTTDYINQHFATGDRIVVNDIYWYLSVAYYNKTGTIPLLYTPPLPTGESGRPGEQAEGALLYQDADALYVDNLGSLPSETRRVWVVQGSEPDEAMTVPKNWLPVSALTTGDTQVWLYAVCTTAVCGPLRAASN